In Streptomyces chartreusis NRRL 3882, the following are encoded in one genomic region:
- a CDS encoding ArsA family ATPase yields MSRPDPAHTHAPARRLSPARVLDVDPLLADPKTRIVVCCGSGGVGKTTTAAALGLRAAERGRKVVVLTIDPARRLAQSMGIDSLDNTPRRVKGIDDSAGGELHAMMLDMKRTFDEIVEAHADPERAAAILGNPFYQSLSAGFAGTQEYMAMEKLGQLRARDEWDLIVVDTPPSRSALDFLDAPKRLGSFLDGRLIRLLTAPAKLGGRAGMKFLNVGMSMMTGTLGKLLGGQLLKDVQTFVSAMDTTFGGFRTRADATYKLLQAPGTAFLVVAAPERDALREAAYFVERLAAEDMPLAGLVLNRVHGSGAGRLSAERALAAAENLEEPRIVDQEGGKAVLRNSPDTYDSSVSPTSETPAPAAAPASDGGSPAEDAENTENTERSVDQLTAGLLRLHAERMQLLSREQRTRDRFTALHPEVAVTEVGALPGDVHDLAGLRDIGDRLAANERELPDPADDSEPPHTGTRPEASA; encoded by the coding sequence ATGAGTCGTCCGGACCCGGCCCACACCCACGCCCCGGCCCGCCGCCTGTCCCCCGCGCGCGTCCTCGACGTCGATCCGCTGCTGGCGGACCCGAAGACCCGGATCGTGGTCTGCTGCGGCTCGGGCGGGGTCGGCAAGACCACGACCGCGGCGGCCCTGGGCCTGCGCGCGGCCGAGCGGGGCCGCAAGGTCGTCGTCCTCACCATCGACCCGGCCCGCCGGCTCGCCCAGTCCATGGGCATCGACTCCCTCGACAACACCCCGCGCCGGGTGAAGGGCATCGACGACTCCGCAGGCGGCGAGCTGCACGCGATGATGCTCGACATGAAGCGCACCTTCGACGAGATCGTCGAGGCGCACGCGGACCCCGAGCGGGCGGCCGCGATCCTGGGCAATCCCTTCTACCAGTCGCTCTCGGCGGGCTTCGCGGGCACGCAGGAGTACATGGCGATGGAGAAGCTCGGGCAGCTGCGGGCCAGGGACGAGTGGGACCTGATCGTCGTCGACACCCCGCCGTCCCGCTCGGCGCTGGACTTCCTGGACGCGCCCAAGCGGCTCGGGTCGTTCCTGGACGGGCGGCTGATCCGGCTGCTGACGGCGCCGGCGAAGCTGGGCGGGCGCGCCGGGATGAAGTTCCTGAACGTCGGGATGTCGATGATGACCGGCACCCTCGGCAAGCTGCTCGGCGGTCAGCTCCTCAAGGACGTCCAGACGTTCGTGTCCGCGATGGACACGACCTTCGGCGGGTTCCGCACGCGTGCGGACGCGACGTACAAGCTGCTCCAGGCGCCGGGTACGGCGTTCCTCGTGGTCGCGGCTCCGGAGCGGGACGCGCTGCGCGAGGCCGCGTACTTCGTGGAGCGGCTGGCCGCGGAGGACATGCCGCTCGCCGGGCTGGTGCTCAACCGGGTCCACGGCAGCGGTGCCGGCCGGCTGTCGGCCGAGCGGGCGCTCGCCGCCGCGGAAAATCTTGAAGAGCCCCGCATTGTGGATCAGGAGGGCGGGAAAGCAGTACTTCGTAACTCCCCCGACACGTATGACAGTTCAGTCTCTCCCACATCCGAAACACCAGCTCCGGCTGCTGCTCCGGCTTCTGACGGTGGCTCCCCCGCCGAGGACGCCGAGAACACCGAGAACACCGAGCGGTCCGTCGACCAGCTCACGGCAGGTCTGCTGAGGCTGCACGCCGAACGTATGCAGTTGCTCTCCCGTGAGCAGCGCACGCGTGACCGCTTCACCGCGCTCCACCCCGAGGTGGCCGTGACGGAAGTGGGCGCGCTGCCCGGCGATGTGCACGACCTCGCGGGACTGCGCGACATCGGCGACCGGCTCGCGGCGAACGAGCGCGAGCTTCCCGACCCCGCCGACGACTCCGAGCCGCCCCACACGGGCACCCGGCCTGAGGCGAGTGCCTGA
- a CDS encoding Pr6Pr family membrane protein, whose protein sequence is MTAPIPRDIPDLPAIPGKPALKPSPVPATAVVTPVRRPAAAAFRLLVALAATAGVTLDVLLGDPSRTLGYFAIQSNILLALVMALSARRAWTASRPLPGAVLGATLLYVVIAALVQHLLLANEASPFSLAGEAAAPTGWQALAHHTLHTVTPIAAVLDWLLLTSPGRLHLRQASTWLLYPLAYLAFSLIRGELLLPGTTDRYLYPFLDVDQDGYKKVLGNALLLGLSFYALAILLVALDHARPNPLRHPWKTGFRL, encoded by the coding sequence ATGACCGCCCCGATACCCCGGGACATACCGGATCTCCCCGCGATTCCGGGCAAGCCCGCGCTGAAGCCCTCCCCCGTCCCCGCCACGGCCGTCGTCACCCCGGTCCGCCGCCCGGCGGCCGCGGCCTTCCGCCTGCTGGTCGCCCTCGCGGCGACCGCGGGCGTGACGCTCGACGTACTCCTGGGCGACCCGTCCCGGACCCTCGGCTACTTCGCGATCCAGAGCAACATCCTCCTCGCGCTGGTCATGGCCCTCTCGGCCCGCCGCGCATGGACGGCCAGCCGCCCGCTCCCAGGAGCCGTACTGGGCGCGACGCTGCTCTACGTCGTCATCGCGGCCCTGGTGCAGCACCTGCTCCTGGCGAACGAGGCGAGCCCCTTCTCCCTCGCGGGCGAAGCAGCCGCCCCGACGGGCTGGCAGGCCCTCGCCCACCACACGCTCCACACGGTGACCCCGATCGCGGCCGTACTGGACTGGCTCCTGCTCACGTCCCCCGGCCGCCTGCACCTGCGCCAGGCCAGCACGTGGCTGCTCTACCCCCTGGCCTACCTGGCCTTCTCCCTCATCCGAGGCGAGCTGCTCCTCCCGGGCACCACCGACCGCTACCTCTACCCCTTCCTGGACGTCGACCAGGACGGCTACAAGAAGGTCCTCGGCAACGCCCTCCTCCTCGGCCTCTCCTTCTACGCCCTCGCGATCCTCCTCGTGGCCCTCGACCACGCCCGCCCGAACCCCCTCCGGCACCCCTGGAAAACCGGATTTCGTCTCTAG
- a CDS encoding metallophosphoesterase — MRARYGVPLGIAAAGAAGLLYAAGFEARSFRLRRVTVPVLPSGMRPLRVLQVSDIHMVSGQRKKQRWLRSLAGLRPDFVINTGDNLSDPEGIPEVLDALGPLMEFPGAYVFGSNDYYGPVPRNPARYLREKAQGRHGLNGNPPAVGVVHIPWEDMRDAFDAAGWLNLTNTRGTLKIEGVSLELTGLDDPHIKRDRYEQVAGGPSDSADFSMGVVHAPYLRTLDAFAADGYPLILAGHTHGGQLCIPFYGALVTNCDLDTDRVKGLSTHTAEGRTSYLHVSAGCGTNRYTPVRFACPPEATLLTLVGRE; from the coding sequence ATGCGCGCGCGATACGGAGTCCCCCTGGGAATCGCGGCGGCTGGTGCCGCCGGTCTGTTGTACGCCGCGGGCTTCGAGGCCCGCTCCTTCCGCCTGCGCCGGGTCACGGTCCCGGTCCTGCCCTCGGGCATGCGCCCCCTGCGCGTGCTGCAGGTCTCCGACATCCACATGGTCAGCGGTCAGCGCAAGAAGCAGCGCTGGCTGCGGTCCCTGGCGGGCCTGCGCCCCGACTTCGTGATCAACACGGGTGACAACCTCTCCGACCCGGAGGGCATCCCGGAGGTCCTGGACGCGCTCGGCCCCCTGATGGAGTTCCCGGGCGCGTACGTCTTCGGCTCCAACGACTACTACGGCCCCGTTCCCCGCAACCCCGCCCGCTACCTGCGCGAGAAGGCCCAGGGCCGCCACGGCCTGAACGGCAACCCGCCGGCCGTCGGCGTGGTGCACATCCCGTGGGAGGACATGCGGGACGCCTTCGACGCGGCGGGCTGGCTGAACCTCACGAACACGCGCGGCACGCTCAAGATCGAGGGCGTCTCGCTGGAGCTGACGGGCCTGGACGACCCGCACATCAAGCGGGACCGCTACGAGCAGGTGGCCGGCGGTCCGTCGGATTCGGCCGACTTCTCCATGGGCGTGGTCCACGCGCCGTACCTGCGCACGCTGGACGCCTTCGCAGCCGACGGCTACCCCTTGATCCTGGCCGGCCACACCCACGGCGGCCAGCTGTGCATCCCCTTCTACGGCGCCCTGGTCACCAACTGCGACCTGGACACGGACCGTGTGAAGGGCCTGTCCACGCACACCGCGGAGGGCCGTACGTCGTATCTGCACGTCTCGGCGGGCTGCGGCACGAACCGCTACACACCGGTACGGTTCGCGTGCCCGCCGGAGGCGACGTTGCTGACGTTGGTGGGGCGGGAGTAG
- a CDS encoding transglycosylase domain-containing protein, with translation MPKKRSGGGLSPTQQAAKLLGVSVLAGAVLAGIALPAVGALGLAAKGSVESFDELPANMKTPPLSQRTTILDADGGQIATVYSRDRTVVPLKDVSPYMQKAIVAIEDSRFYQHGAVDLKGVLRALNKNARSGEVAQGASTLTQQYVKNVFVEEAGDDPTKVAQATQQTIGRKIRELKYAIQVEEELGKKKILENYLNITFFGQQAYGVEAAAQRYFSKSAKDLNLQEAALLAGIVQSPSRYDPVNDEAEATKRRNTVLRRMAEVGDISRAQAAEAMKAPLGLKVSKPKNGCITATKGAGFFCDYVREVFLNDPVFGKTKEERAKVWNQGGLTIRTTMDPQAQNAAQRSIKDHVYKSDEVATAATIVQPGTGKVLAMGQSRPYGFGKNETQINLSVDQSMGGGMGYQPGSTFKPIVAAAALEDGMPANKVYPSPYEMRYPSPVAACDGRTWKNDPAAPAEVANENRSEVGPYDMKEATAKSVNTYYVQMISDIGICPVTTMAKKMGVERADGDKMPQVPSIALGTQEMSPLTMANAYATFASRGMYCTPVAIESISQRVGDSTKSLEVPKSTCSRAMSEKTADTINALLRGVVEDGTGKKAGLGSRPSAGKTGTTDERYAAWFVGYTPNMAGAVWVGDPAHKRKMVGITIGGVPYGKVFGGEVPGPIWGDMMSGALEGKPVENFNTVHIPDGIDRDRGDGNGDDEGRDNGDNGGNGDGGFIGGLVGGNNGGGGDGGAFPTPSFSIPEGFFRGQGNGGNGGNGNGGRG, from the coding sequence ATGCCAAAGAAGCGCTCGGGCGGTGGTCTGTCACCCACACAGCAGGCCGCCAAGCTCCTCGGTGTCAGTGTTCTCGCGGGAGCCGTGCTGGCCGGTATCGCGCTGCCCGCGGTGGGCGCGCTGGGGCTGGCGGCGAAGGGATCGGTCGAGAGCTTCGACGAACTCCCGGCCAACATGAAGACCCCGCCCCTGAGTCAGCGCACCACGATCCTCGACGCCGACGGCGGCCAGATCGCCACGGTCTACTCGCGCGACCGCACGGTGGTCCCCCTCAAGGACGTCTCGCCGTACATGCAGAAGGCGATCGTCGCGATCGAGGACTCGCGCTTCTACCAGCACGGCGCGGTCGACCTGAAGGGCGTCCTGCGCGCCCTCAACAAGAACGCGCGCAGCGGTGAGGTCGCCCAGGGAGCGTCGACCCTGACGCAGCAGTACGTGAAGAACGTCTTCGTCGAGGAGGCCGGCGACGACCCGACGAAGGTCGCGCAGGCCACCCAGCAGACCATCGGCCGCAAGATCCGCGAACTGAAGTACGCGATCCAGGTCGAGGAGGAGCTCGGGAAGAAGAAGATCCTCGAGAACTACCTGAACATCACGTTCTTCGGCCAGCAGGCCTACGGCGTCGAGGCCGCGGCCCAGCGCTACTTCTCCAAGTCCGCCAAGGACCTGAACCTCCAGGAGGCGGCCCTCCTCGCCGGCATCGTCCAGTCGCCCAGCCGGTACGACCCGGTCAACGACGAGGCGGAGGCCACCAAACGCCGCAACACCGTGCTCCGGCGCATGGCCGAGGTCGGCGACATCTCCCGGGCGCAGGCCGCCGAGGCGATGAAGGCGCCGCTGGGCCTGAAGGTCAGCAAGCCCAAGAACGGCTGCATCACGGCGACCAAGGGCGCGGGCTTCTTCTGCGACTACGTGCGCGAGGTCTTCCTGAACGACCCGGTCTTCGGCAAGACCAAGGAGGAGCGGGCGAAGGTCTGGAACCAGGGCGGCCTCACCATCCGCACCACCATGGACCCGCAGGCCCAGAACGCGGCACAGCGGTCCATCAAGGACCACGTCTACAAGAGCGACGAGGTGGCCACCGCCGCCACCATCGTCCAGCCGGGCACCGGCAAGGTCCTCGCCATGGGCCAGTCGCGCCCGTACGGCTTCGGCAAGAACGAGACGCAGATCAACCTCTCCGTCGACCAGTCGATGGGCGGCGGCATGGGCTACCAGCCCGGTTCGACGTTCAAGCCGATCGTGGCCGCCGCGGCCCTCGAGGACGGCATGCCGGCGAACAAGGTGTACCCCTCGCCGTACGAGATGCGGTACCCGAGCCCGGTCGCGGCCTGCGACGGCAGGACCTGGAAGAACGATCCGGCCGCCCCCGCCGAGGTGGCAAACGAGAACAGGTCCGAGGTCGGTCCGTACGACATGAAGGAGGCGACCGCCAAGTCGGTCAACACCTACTACGTGCAGATGATCAGTGACATCGGCATCTGCCCGGTGACGACGATGGCGAAGAAGATGGGCGTCGAGCGGGCCGACGGCGACAAGATGCCCCAGGTGCCCTCCATCGCCCTCGGCACCCAGGAGATGTCGCCGCTGACCATGGCGAACGCGTACGCCACGTTCGCCTCGCGCGGCATGTACTGCACGCCGGTCGCCATCGAGTCGATCAGCCAGCGCGTCGGCGACAGCACGAAGTCGCTCGAGGTCCCGAAGTCGACCTGCTCGCGCGCGATGTCGGAGAAGACCGCCGACACCATCAACGCGCTGCTGCGGGGCGTCGTCGAGGACGGTACGGGTAAGAAGGCCGGCCTCGGCAGCCGCCCCAGCGCCGGTAAGACCGGTACGACGGACGAGCGCTACGCGGCCTGGTTCGTGGGCTACACGCCCAACATGGCCGGTGCCGTGTGGGTCGGCGACCCCGCACACAAGCGGAAGATGGTCGGCATCACCATCGGCGGCGTCCCGTACGGCAAGGTGTTCGGTGGCGAGGTCCCCGGACCGATCTGGGGCGACATGATGTCCGGCGCGCTGGAGGGCAAGCCCGTCGAGAACTTCAACACCGTCCACATCCCCGACGGCATCGACCGGGACCGCGGCGACGGGAACGGCGACGACGAGGGCCGCGACAACGGGGACAACGGCGGCAACGGAGACGGCGGCTTCATCGGCGGCCTGGTCGGCGGCAACAACGGCGGCGGCGGGGACGGCGGCGCCTTCCCGACACCGTCGTTCAGCATTCCGGAGGGATTCTTCCGAGGCCAGGGCAACGGGGGCAACGGGGGCAACGGGAACGGGGGACGCGGCTGA
- the wblA gene encoding transcriptional regulator WblA, with amino-acid sequence MGWVVDWSAQAACRTTDPDELFVQGAAQNRAKAVCTGCPVRTECLADALDNRVEFGVWGGMTERERRALLRRRPTVTSWRRLLETARTEYERGTGIVPLDDDEVYENYAAVS; translated from the coding sequence ATGGGCTGGGTAGTCGACTGGAGTGCGCAGGCGGCCTGCCGCACTACCGATCCGGATGAACTGTTCGTTCAGGGAGCAGCGCAGAACAGGGCCAAGGCGGTGTGCACCGGATGCCCGGTGCGTACGGAGTGCCTGGCCGACGCGCTGGACAACCGCGTCGAGTTCGGCGTGTGGGGAGGCATGACGGAGCGGGAGCGCCGCGCACTGCTGCGCAGGCGGCCCACGGTGACCTCCTGGCGCCGGCTGCTGGAGACGGCGCGTACGGAGTACGAGCGCGGCACCGGCATCGTGCCCCTCGACGACGACGAGGTCTACGAGAACTACGCGGCGGTGAGCTGA
- a CDS encoding GatB/YqeY domain-containing protein, translating into MTTLKSKLQDDLNAAIKERDELRSSTLRLTLAAITKEEVAGKEKRELSDDEVQKVITREAKKRREAAEAFAQGGRAESAERERAEGEVLAAYLPKQLSDDELNQIVAQAVEEAKAAGAEGPRAMGAVMKIVNPKVAGQAEGGRVAAAVKKILADTP; encoded by the coding sequence ATGACCACGCTCAAGTCGAAGCTGCAGGACGACCTCAACGCCGCGATCAAGGAGCGCGACGAGCTCCGCTCCTCGACGCTCCGGCTGACGCTCGCCGCGATCACCAAGGAGGAGGTCGCGGGCAAGGAGAAGCGCGAGCTCTCCGACGACGAGGTACAGAAGGTGATCACCCGGGAGGCGAAGAAGCGCCGTGAGGCGGCCGAGGCCTTCGCGCAGGGTGGTCGCGCCGAGAGCGCGGAGCGGGAGAGGGCGGAGGGCGAGGTGCTCGCCGCGTACCTGCCGAAGCAGCTGAGCGACGACGAGCTGAACCAGATCGTCGCCCAGGCCGTCGAGGAGGCGAAGGCGGCCGGGGCGGAGGGGCCGCGGGCCATGGGCGCGGTCATGAAGATCGTGAACCCGAAGGTCGCGGGCCAGGCCGAGGGCGGCCGCGTCGCCGCGGCTGTGAAGAAGATCCTCGCGGACACGCCCTAG